The following coding sequences are from one Ramlibacter henchirensis window:
- a CDS encoding outer membrane beta-barrel protein, with product MKKPSIRPVLSVVAAACLLPAVHAQTTLQSPPGGLGQSAAQPAGQAAGTPMTQSMGTPMTVDMSPAQAISQPYSPVSSAADQREGLQFRARAGVERDDNVLRTNGGEISDTITGLGVGLRYQKRLSQQEIVLDAEYDRYDFDELGTDYNTFNYAAAWRFRFGDRIDGTASADRRQFRDVTSNGLAAAINRRTERNELVEGGYRLGASWRVLAGLQHNKTRSTDPTAFESNLTQTSGRVGLAFEPATGSTAAVRYRRGNGEYDNAPVVTDFDDNEIDVTARWVLSPRTTVEGRLGWLEREHDAAPTRDFDGLVGSAAVSWAITAKTSLTAGYARELGSYLGGTGGHQESDRFFIGPVWRATELITVSLRYDHENRRFEDVTGSADVGREDKFNVGTLGVEWAIRRTISLGAQYRIERRSSNLPAFDYRANVIGLTAKLTI from the coding sequence ATGAAGAAACCTTCCATCCGGCCCGTGTTGAGCGTCGTGGCGGCGGCGTGCCTGCTGCCCGCCGTGCATGCACAAACCACCCTCCAGTCGCCCCCGGGCGGCCTGGGCCAGTCCGCCGCGCAGCCGGCGGGCCAGGCCGCCGGCACGCCCATGACCCAGTCCATGGGCACGCCGATGACGGTCGACATGTCGCCCGCGCAGGCGATCTCGCAACCGTACTCGCCCGTGTCTTCCGCGGCCGACCAGCGCGAGGGACTGCAGTTCCGCGCGCGCGCCGGCGTGGAGCGTGACGACAACGTGCTGCGCACCAACGGCGGCGAGATCTCGGACACGATCACCGGCCTGGGCGTCGGCCTGCGCTACCAGAAGCGCCTGAGCCAGCAGGAGATCGTGCTGGACGCCGAGTACGACCGCTACGACTTCGACGAGCTCGGCACCGACTACAACACCTTCAACTACGCGGCCGCCTGGCGCTTCCGCTTCGGCGATCGCATCGACGGCACGGCGAGCGCCGACCGCCGCCAGTTCCGCGACGTCACGTCCAACGGCCTGGCCGCGGCCATCAACCGCCGCACCGAGCGCAACGAGCTGGTCGAGGGCGGCTACCGCCTGGGCGCCTCCTGGCGCGTGCTGGCCGGCCTGCAGCACAACAAGACGCGCAGCACCGACCCGACGGCGTTCGAGTCCAACCTGACGCAGACCAGCGGCCGCGTGGGCCTGGCCTTCGAGCCGGCCACCGGTTCCACCGCGGCCGTGCGTTACCGCCGCGGCAACGGCGAGTACGACAACGCGCCGGTCGTCACCGACTTCGACGACAACGAGATCGACGTCACCGCGCGCTGGGTGCTGTCGCCCCGCACCACGGTCGAGGGCCGCCTGGGCTGGCTGGAGCGCGAGCACGACGCCGCCCCGACGCGCGACTTCGACGGCCTGGTCGGCTCCGCCGCCGTGAGCTGGGCGATCACCGCCAAGACCAGCCTGACGGCCGGCTACGCGCGCGAGCTGGGCAGCTACCTGGGCGGCACCGGCGGCCACCAGGAAAGCGACCGCTTCTTCATCGGTCCCGTGTGGCGCGCCACCGAGCTGATCACCGTCAGCCTGCGCTACGACCATGAGAACCGCCGCTTCGAGGACGTCACCGGCAGCGCCGACGTCGGCCGCGAGGACAAGTTCAACGTGGGCACGCTCGGCGTCGAGTGGGCCATCCGCCGCACCATCAGTCTGGGCGCGCAGTACCGCATCGAGCGCCGCTCGTCGAACCTGCCCGCCTTCGACTACCGCGCCAACGTGATCGGCCTGACTGCGAAGTTGACGATCTGA
- the epsE gene encoding polysaccharide export protein EpsE, translated as MKRVIRSMGALLLGLAMAAQAAGPAQRATVAPRPTSAPAAEQGANTPSADYRLGPGDQIRVQVYQNPDLSIEARVSEQGTINYPLVGAINLGGNTIGQAENKIASALKNGNFLKQPQVNIVLLQVRGNQVAVLGQVQKPGRFPLETTNTRVSDLLAAAGGVTPMGDDTLIVTGTRNGQPFRKVIDIPALFLNQRSQDDITVQGGDTLFVNKAPVYYIYGEAQRPGPYRIERGMTVQQAVAQGGGPTPRGSLNRLRLTRVGPDGRQVETDARLGDPVLPNDVIFVRESLF; from the coding sequence ATGAAACGCGTGATTCGATCGATGGGAGCCCTGCTCCTGGGGCTGGCCATGGCCGCCCAGGCGGCCGGGCCCGCCCAGCGGGCGACGGTGGCGCCCCGGCCCACCTCGGCGCCGGCGGCGGAGCAGGGCGCGAACACGCCCAGCGCCGACTACCGCCTCGGCCCCGGCGACCAGATCCGGGTTCAGGTCTACCAGAACCCGGACCTGTCGATCGAAGCACGCGTTTCCGAACAGGGCACGATCAACTACCCGCTGGTGGGTGCGATCAACCTGGGCGGCAACACCATCGGCCAGGCCGAGAACAAGATCGCCTCGGCCCTCAAGAACGGCAACTTCCTCAAGCAGCCGCAGGTCAACATCGTCCTGCTGCAGGTGCGCGGCAACCAGGTCGCCGTGCTCGGCCAGGTGCAGAAGCCCGGCCGCTTCCCGCTGGAGACCACCAACACCCGCGTGAGCGACCTGCTCGCGGCGGCCGGCGGCGTCACGCCCATGGGCGACGACACGCTGATCGTCACCGGCACCCGCAACGGCCAGCCGTTCCGCAAGGTGATCGACATCCCGGCGCTGTTCCTGAACCAGCGCAGCCAGGACGACATCACGGTGCAGGGCGGCGACACGCTCTTCGTCAACAAGGCGCCCGTCTACTACATCTACGGCGAGGCCCAGCGCCCCGGTCCGTACCGCATCGAGCGCGGCATGACCGTGCAGCAGGCCGTGGCCCAGGGCGGCGGCCCCACCCCCCGCGGCAGCCTGAACCGCCTGCGCCTGACGCGGGTCGGCCCCGACGGCCGCCAGGTGGAAACCGACGCGAGGCTGGGCGACCCGGTCCTGCCGAACGACGTCATCTTCGTGCGCGAGAGCCTCTTCTAA
- the epsG gene encoding chain length determinant protein tyrosine kinase EpsG: MNSQILPLHRDLELVGPVSRETALPIGAILVDAGRLTQDEAERIHDYQKKVGLPFGEAGISMGLLTDEDVRHALALQFGHASISPDAGLGKDLVAAYEPDSPAVEHLRSLRAQLMLRWFENDAGHQSALAIVSPGPGEGRSYITANLAVLFSQMGKRTLVIDADLRKPRQHRIFGLPGKIGLSALLAGRAGAEVMCEIKQLPGLTVLPAGVLPPNPQELLSRPQFQRLIQSLRGMYEVILVDTPPAGAWADASTVAARSGAALMVTCRDRSSMPRVIKLSEDLKEFGVTVVGAVLNGAGAV; the protein is encoded by the coding sequence ATGAACAGCCAGATCCTGCCCCTGCACCGCGACCTCGAACTGGTCGGTCCGGTCTCGCGCGAAACCGCACTGCCGATCGGCGCGATCCTGGTCGACGCCGGCCGCCTCACCCAGGACGAGGCCGAGCGCATCCACGACTACCAGAAGAAGGTCGGCCTGCCGTTCGGCGAAGCCGGCATCTCGATGGGCCTGCTCACCGACGAGGACGTGCGCCACGCGCTCGCCCTGCAGTTCGGCCATGCCAGCATCTCGCCCGATGCCGGCCTGGGCAAGGACCTGGTGGCCGCGTATGAGCCGGACAGCCCCGCGGTGGAGCACCTGCGCAGCCTGCGCGCCCAGCTGATGCTGCGCTGGTTCGAGAACGACGCCGGCCACCAGTCGGCGCTGGCGATCGTCAGCCCCGGTCCGGGGGAAGGCCGCAGCTACATCACCGCCAACCTTGCCGTGCTGTTCTCGCAGATGGGCAAGCGCACGCTGGTGATCGACGCCGACCTGCGCAAGCCCAGGCAGCACCGCATCTTCGGCCTGCCCGGCAAGATCGGGCTGTCCGCGCTGCTGGCGGGACGCGCCGGCGCCGAGGTGATGTGCGAGATCAAGCAGCTGCCCGGCCTCACCGTGCTGCCGGCCGGCGTGCTGCCGCCCAACCCGCAGGAGCTGCTGTCGCGGCCGCAGTTCCAGCGGCTGATCCAGTCGCTGCGCGGCATGTACGAGGTGATCCTGGTCGACACGCCGCCCGCCGGCGCGTGGGCCGATGCCAGCACCGTGGCGGCGCGCTCCGGCGCGGCGCTGATGGTGACCTGCCGCGACCGCAGCTCGATGCCGCGCGTGATCAAGCTGTCCGAAGACCTCAAGGAATTCGGAGTCACCGTCGTGGGGGCCGTCCTCAACGGGGCGGGAGCCGTGTGA
- a CDS encoding undecaprenyl-phosphate glucose phosphotransferase, which yields MPEADRVLGAAPGATAASATAAAVAAPPPAPALPGPAVFSHSRLLRAFEAFVEPLATVLSLWILVGLIEGELSPRWVGLSIVAFALAYPGRPQLRASAARVIADTVLAWAWTCGLLLATGYAIDALDDFSRDVVMNWLWLAPVSQLAAHWALRQSAPQLIRLAGPPLRAVVVGMNEQGGSLADRLTMAHYTGVELLGFFDDRTPDRIHGRGRHRMLGRIEEIAGYVKKNNVQLVYLSLPMASQPRIKQLLDALKDTTASVYFVPDMFVTDLIQGRTDSICGMPVISVCETPFRGPNAVVKRASDIALSVAILLLLSPLMLGIAAAIKLTSPGPVIFRQRRYGLWGQQIFVYKFRSMTVTEDGEAITQARKDDPRVTPLGRFLRRTSMDELPQFINVLQGRMSIVGPRPHAVAHNEMYRPLIKSYMIRHKVKPGITGWAQVNGYRGETDCLEKMEARIRCDLDYLRNWSLRLDLYIIWRTIRLVFKDGAAY from the coding sequence ATGCCTGAAGCGGATCGCGTGCTCGGCGCGGCGCCGGGCGCCACGGCGGCGTCGGCCACGGCTGCGGCCGTGGCTGCTCCACCGCCCGCGCCCGCGCTGCCCGGGCCGGCCGTGTTCAGCCACAGCCGGCTGCTGCGCGCGTTCGAGGCCTTCGTCGAGCCGCTCGCGACCGTGCTGTCGCTGTGGATCCTCGTGGGGCTGATCGAGGGCGAGCTGAGCCCGCGCTGGGTCGGCCTGTCGATCGTGGCCTTCGCCCTGGCTTACCCCGGGCGGCCGCAGCTGCGCGCTTCCGCGGCCCGCGTGATCGCGGACACGGTGCTGGCCTGGGCCTGGACCTGCGGGCTGCTGCTCGCCACCGGCTATGCGATCGACGCGCTGGACGACTTCTCGCGCGACGTGGTGATGAACTGGCTGTGGCTCGCGCCCGTGTCGCAGCTGGCGGCGCACTGGGCGCTGCGCCAGTCCGCGCCGCAACTGATCCGGCTGGCCGGTCCCCCGCTGCGCGCCGTGGTCGTGGGCATGAACGAGCAGGGCGGCTCGCTGGCCGACCGCCTGACGATGGCGCACTACACCGGGGTCGAGCTGCTCGGCTTCTTCGACGACCGCACGCCGGACCGCATCCATGGCCGCGGCCGCCACCGCATGCTCGGGCGCATCGAGGAGATCGCCGGCTATGTGAAGAAAAACAACGTTCAGCTGGTCTACCTGTCGCTGCCGATGGCGTCGCAGCCGCGCATCAAGCAGCTGCTCGACGCGCTCAAGGACACGACCGCGTCGGTGTACTTCGTGCCCGACATGTTCGTGACGGACCTGATCCAGGGCCGCACCGATTCGATCTGCGGCATGCCGGTGATCTCCGTGTGCGAAACACCGTTCCGCGGACCCAATGCGGTGGTCAAGCGGGCCAGCGACATAGCGCTGTCTGTTGCGATCCTGCTACTGCTTTCGCCGCTGATGCTGGGCATCGCCGCGGCCATCAAGCTGACGTCGCCGGGACCGGTGATCTTCCGGCAGCGGCGCTACGGCCTGTGGGGCCAGCAGATCTTCGTCTACAAGTTCCGCTCGATGACGGTGACGGAGGACGGCGAGGCGATCACGCAGGCGCGCAAGGACGATCCCCGGGTCACGCCGCTCGGGCGCTTCCTGCGTCGCACTTCCATGGATGAGCTGCCGCAGTTCATCAACGTTTTGCAGGGCCGCATGAGCATCGTCGGGCCGCGGCCGCACGCCGTAGCGCACAACGAGATGTATAGGCCGCTGATCAAGAGCTACATGATCCGCCATAAGGTCAAACCCGGAATCACGGGTTGGGCGCAGGTGAACGGTTATCGCGGCGAGACCGATTGCCTGGAAAAGATGGAAGCGCGAATTCGCTGTGACCTTGACTATCTGCGAAACTGGTCACTGCGGCTGGACCTCTACATCATCTGGAGGACCATCCGCCTGGTGTTCAAGGATGGCGCGGCTTATTGA
- the epsA gene encoding XrtB/PEP-CTERM-associated transcriptional regulator EpsA, which translates to MNTLSAMPEVDPVQFLQIAGQGAQLRTHADLWRWLQGDVQRWLPHDILLVGWGDFRSGDIQYDIVSSLPGLRTHLCPASRIAPLVNYFRDCWVAAQSQPCQLDISGCGQLLGEAGQGWAPAPGTPGMQTALVHGVGDTRMGGERVFAALSCDLAPAGGAGALKLLVPFIDSALRRMPPAPMRQPGAERSQVEQMVVRLGALSERERQIMVWVAMGKTNPEIGCILHISEFTVKNHMKSIFSKLDVTNRAQAVAKLTRMAAYA; encoded by the coding sequence ATGAACACCTTGTCAGCCATGCCGGAAGTCGATCCGGTGCAGTTCCTCCAGATCGCCGGCCAGGGCGCGCAGCTTCGTACGCACGCGGACCTCTGGCGCTGGCTCCAGGGGGACGTCCAGCGCTGGCTGCCGCACGACATCCTGCTGGTGGGCTGGGGCGACTTCCGCTCGGGCGACATCCAGTACGACATCGTCTCCAGCCTGCCGGGCCTGCGCACGCACCTGTGCCCCGCCTCGCGCATCGCGCCGCTGGTCAACTACTTCCGCGACTGCTGGGTTGCCGCGCAGTCCCAGCCGTGCCAGCTGGACATCAGCGGTTGCGGCCAGCTGCTCGGCGAAGCCGGGCAGGGCTGGGCGCCCGCCCCGGGCACGCCCGGCATGCAGACCGCGCTGGTGCACGGCGTGGGCGACACCCGCATGGGCGGCGAGCGCGTCTTCGCGGCGCTCAGCTGCGACCTCGCCCCGGCCGGCGGCGCCGGTGCGCTGAAGCTGCTGGTGCCCTTCATCGATTCGGCCCTGCGCCGCATGCCGCCGGCGCCGATGCGCCAGCCCGGCGCCGAGCGCAGCCAGGTCGAGCAGATGGTGGTGCGCCTGGGCGCGCTGTCCGAGCGCGAGCGCCAGATCATGGTGTGGGTCGCCATGGGCAAGACCAACCCGGAGATCGGCTGCATCCTGCACATCAGCGAGTTCACGGTGAAGAACCACATGAAGAGCATCTTCAGCAAGCTGGACGTGACCAACCGCGCTCAGGCCGTGGCCAAACTCACCCGGATGGCCGCGTATGCCTGA
- a CDS encoding ATP-binding protein, producing MEAARPLLAKFEAFVLDEANARLSRAGVPLELTPRAFDVLCALARREGRLVPKDALLDEVWGHQHVSESVLKTTISQLRAALADDPKSPRYIETAPRRGYRFIAPLSPTAVEVRAPAEPAPAPLAAQAPPDPEMLLIARDQELAELARLLASAAQGRCRVAFVAGEPGIGKSSLLAAFLAAQPVDHAVGQCIEHYGPGEPYLPVLEALNALCRGARGGELQALLRQVAPTWLVQLPWYLTDADRQQLQREVAGATQQRMLRELGELLDRYAARTPLVLVLEDLHWADDATVQLIAYVARRRAPARLFLLGSFRPAELVASDHPLKGLRQELRLHDHCTELDLEAFSEADVAHYLAGCTGGHAFDEAFVRQVQHHTDGLPLFVANLVTALMADGVLRRDCDGRWEVTALPQLQVPQNIAGVIEKQMDRLPADLRHWLAAASVGGVEFQDVALAGVLGTDPARVREGLEELTRQRHWLRATGVVPLADGRTAAHFAFRHALYRHVFYQSLGEARRAELHRRHADVLEQLLGAGAPAVAGELAMHCEQGRAPAAAIRWLLVAAGRSLGRFAPSEALQSARHALSLLPQLPPGEQTLSLELDLRVLEGVSLAQLTVIAGPETAAAFERARELSDRLPLGPSHARALRGLWWVTFARGDLGGARTLATRLMDIAESSGDTSLRVAGRTGLGMTLAHAGEVVQARKLLEEALRLYEDAATRLAPDLFVHDPGVEGMCYLAVLCWWMGEQGQARRHIARALEAAQASRHPATIAISLHIGSVLHSMAREYPLVLEDSESISRLVDTHWLAGGPSAQGWIFGRALVGLGRAEEGLEHMRQAARRCEESGLRVGLVGFHQTYADACISLGRPEEALAAVDRGLALMEDRGERCVLSPLSRMKGQLLLERADPQAARWLDQAVDAARERGALNHEMDALIAWGRQPSLTPRQLRQAYESALARCGPEPTPAAAELRRALGSLD from the coding sequence ATGGAAGCCGCCCGGCCACTGCTGGCGAAGTTCGAAGCCTTCGTGCTGGACGAGGCCAATGCGCGGCTGTCGCGTGCGGGCGTTCCGCTCGAGCTGACGCCGCGCGCCTTCGACGTGCTCTGCGCCCTGGCTCGCCGCGAGGGGCGGCTGGTCCCGAAGGACGCGCTGCTCGACGAGGTGTGGGGGCACCAGCACGTCAGCGAGTCGGTGCTCAAGACCACCATCAGCCAGCTGCGCGCCGCGCTTGCGGACGACCCGAAGTCGCCTCGCTACATCGAGACGGCGCCGCGGCGCGGCTATCGGTTCATTGCTCCGCTGTCGCCCACCGCCGTGGAAGTTCGCGCTCCGGCCGAGCCGGCCCCGGCGCCGCTCGCGGCACAGGCACCGCCCGACCCCGAAATGCTGCTGATCGCCCGCGACCAGGAACTCGCCGAACTGGCGCGTCTGCTGGCGTCCGCGGCCCAGGGACGCTGCCGCGTGGCCTTCGTCGCCGGCGAGCCCGGCATCGGCAAGAGCTCGCTCCTGGCCGCGTTCCTGGCCGCCCAGCCGGTCGATCACGCGGTGGGGCAGTGCATCGAGCACTACGGGCCCGGCGAACCCTACCTGCCCGTGCTGGAGGCGCTGAACGCGCTGTGCCGTGGCGCCCGCGGCGGCGAACTGCAGGCGCTGCTGCGGCAGGTGGCGCCCACCTGGCTGGTGCAGCTGCCCTGGTACCTCACGGACGCCGACCGGCAGCAGCTGCAGCGCGAGGTCGCGGGCGCGACCCAGCAGCGCATGCTGCGCGAACTCGGGGAACTGCTCGACCGCTACGCCGCCCGGACTCCGCTTGTCCTCGTGCTGGAGGACCTGCACTGGGCGGACGATGCCACGGTGCAGCTGATCGCGTACGTCGCGCGCCGCCGTGCACCTGCGCGGCTGTTCCTGCTGGGCAGCTTCCGACCGGCGGAACTGGTGGCCAGCGACCATCCGCTCAAGGGCCTGCGCCAGGAGCTGCGGTTGCACGACCACTGCACCGAGCTCGACCTGGAGGCGTTCTCCGAAGCCGACGTGGCGCACTACCTGGCCGGCTGCACCGGGGGCCATGCCTTCGACGAGGCGTTCGTGCGCCAGGTGCAGCACCACACGGACGGCCTGCCGCTGTTCGTGGCCAACCTGGTGACCGCGCTGATGGCCGACGGCGTGCTGCGCCGCGATTGTGATGGCCGCTGGGAGGTCACCGCGCTCCCGCAGCTGCAGGTGCCGCAGAACATCGCGGGCGTCATCGAAAAGCAGATGGACCGCCTGCCCGCCGATCTGCGGCACTGGCTTGCGGCAGCGAGCGTCGGCGGCGTCGAGTTCCAGGACGTGGCGCTGGCCGGCGTGCTCGGCACCGATCCGGCGCGGGTCCGGGAAGGCCTGGAGGAGCTTACGCGCCAACGCCACTGGCTGCGCGCCACCGGCGTGGTGCCGCTGGCGGACGGCCGCACTGCGGCCCACTTCGCGTTCCGGCACGCGCTGTACCGGCACGTGTTCTACCAGTCGCTGGGCGAAGCGCGCCGCGCCGAGTTGCACCGCCGCCATGCGGACGTGCTGGAGCAGCTGCTGGGCGCCGGCGCTCCCGCCGTCGCCGGCGAACTGGCGATGCACTGCGAGCAGGGGCGGGCGCCGGCCGCGGCGATCCGGTGGCTGCTGGTGGCGGCCGGCCGCTCGCTCGGCCGCTTTGCGCCGTCGGAGGCGCTGCAGTCGGCACGCCATGCGCTCAGCCTGCTGCCGCAGCTGCCGCCCGGTGAGCAGACGCTGAGCCTTGAGCTGGACCTGCGCGTTTTGGAGGGTGTGTCGCTCGCGCAGCTGACCGTGATCGCCGGGCCGGAAACCGCGGCGGCCTTCGAGCGCGCGCGCGAACTGAGCGATCGGCTTCCGCTCGGCCCCTCGCATGCCCGGGCGCTGCGCGGACTCTGGTGGGTGACGTTCGCGCGAGGCGATCTCGGTGGCGCGCGCACGCTGGCGACGCGACTGATGGACATCGCCGAGTCCAGTGGCGACACCAGCTTGCGCGTGGCGGGTCGGACCGGGCTGGGCATGACGCTGGCGCATGCGGGCGAGGTCGTGCAGGCGCGCAAGCTGCTGGAGGAGGCGCTTCGCCTCTATGAGGACGCCGCGACGCGGCTCGCGCCCGACCTGTTCGTCCACGATCCCGGTGTCGAGGGGATGTGCTATCTGGCAGTCCTGTGCTGGTGGATGGGCGAGCAGGGCCAGGCGCGCCGCCACATCGCGCGCGCGCTCGAGGCGGCGCAGGCCTCGCGCCATCCGGCCACCATTGCGATCTCGCTGCACATCGGCTCGGTGCTGCACTCGATGGCCCGCGAGTACCCACTGGTGCTCGAGGACAGCGAGAGCATCTCCCGACTGGTGGACACGCACTGGCTGGCCGGAGGGCCGAGCGCGCAGGGCTGGATCTTCGGCCGGGCGCTGGTCGGCCTCGGCCGGGCCGAGGAAGGCCTGGAGCACATGCGCCAGGCGGCGCGCCGTTGCGAGGAGAGCGGCCTGCGGGTGGGTTTGGTCGGCTTCCACCAGACGTACGCGGATGCCTGCATCTCGCTGGGCCGCCCGGAGGAGGCGCTGGCCGCGGTCGACCGGGGCCTAGCGCTCATGGAGGACCGCGGCGAACGCTGCGTGCTGTCGCCGCTGTCGCGCATGAAGGGGCAACTGCTGCTCGAGCGGGCGGATCCGCAGGCGGCGCGCTGGCTGGATCAGGCGGTCGACGCGGCGCGGGAACGCGGCGCACTCAACCACGAAATGGATGCGTTGATCGCCTGGGGACGCCAGCCTTCGCTCACGCCGCGGCAACTGCGCCAGGCGTACGAATCGGCGCTGGCGCGTTGCGGACCGGAGCCGACGCCGGCGGCGGCGGAGTTGCGGCGTGCACTCGGTTCGCTCGACTGA
- the epsF gene encoding chain length determinant protein EpsF, whose translation MNLYQFLSVLRARRTMVFVIFLSTIALALAWVMLRPKYYTAHAPILVDLRANDPLAQPNYQSIVPQAYMATQMDIVRSNRVAERVVDMLGLEKDPESKEAWQKEGGKGTLKAFLASDLLTGLEVKPARESNIINISYTSRSATQAAKVANAFSEAYLDVALDIKTDPAKKYSTWFDDQLKFARDRLEKAQTALTAYQQRTGVISADGVDMETQRLNELSSQLTLVQGQLTDVANKRAASAGSISEAMNSPLINTLKSNIAAQEARIQEASANLGSRHPQMIRMQDELNAMKSRLSSETASIGSAIDTAYQVGRARERELQSAVNAQRARVMQFNRFRDELNVLRRDLEAAQKAYEAVSERASQSKLQALTNQTNIQRLATAVEPLQPKGPTTELALALAAFGGLLLALAGALLMELLNRRVRSVDDLSLATNLPVLATVPAHNGRESLHLLTHAPTRPALSYRGSLA comes from the coding sequence ATGAACCTGTACCAATTCCTCTCCGTCCTTCGTGCCCGCCGCACGATGGTTTTCGTGATCTTCCTGTCCACCATCGCGCTGGCCCTGGCCTGGGTGATGCTGCGGCCGAAGTACTACACCGCGCACGCGCCCATCCTGGTGGACCTGCGCGCCAACGACCCGCTGGCGCAGCCCAACTACCAGAGCATCGTGCCGCAGGCGTACATGGCCACGCAGATGGACATCGTGCGCAGCAACCGGGTGGCCGAACGCGTGGTCGACATGCTCGGCCTCGAGAAGGATCCGGAGTCGAAGGAGGCCTGGCAGAAGGAGGGCGGCAAGGGCACGCTCAAGGCCTTCCTGGCCAGCGACCTGCTGACCGGCCTGGAAGTCAAGCCGGCGCGCGAGAGCAACATCATCAACATCTCCTACACGTCGCGCAGCGCGACCCAGGCGGCCAAAGTGGCCAACGCGTTCTCCGAGGCCTACCTCGACGTCGCACTGGACATCAAGACCGACCCGGCCAAGAAGTACTCCACCTGGTTCGACGACCAGCTGAAGTTCGCGCGCGACCGGCTGGAGAAGGCGCAGACCGCGCTCACCGCCTACCAGCAGCGAACCGGCGTCATCAGCGCCGACGGCGTGGACATGGAGACGCAGCGGCTCAACGAGCTGTCTTCCCAGCTCACGCTGGTGCAGGGGCAGCTGACCGACGTCGCGAACAAGCGCGCCGCCTCGGCCGGCAGCATCTCCGAGGCGATGAACAGCCCGCTGATCAACACGCTCAAGTCCAACATCGCCGCGCAGGAAGCGCGCATCCAGGAGGCCAGCGCCAACCTGGGCTCGCGCCACCCGCAGATGATCCGGATGCAGGACGAGCTGAACGCGATGAAGTCGCGCCTGTCCTCTGAGACGGCCAGCATCGGCAGCGCCATCGATACCGCCTACCAGGTCGGCCGCGCCCGCGAGCGCGAGCTGCAGTCCGCGGTGAACGCCCAGCGTGCCCGCGTCATGCAGTTCAACCGCTTCCGCGACGAACTCAACGTGCTGCGGCGCGACCTCGAGGCCGCGCAGAAGGCGTACGAGGCCGTCAGCGAGCGCGCGTCGCAGTCCAAGCTGCAGGCCCTGACCAACCAGACCAACATCCAGCGTCTGGCGACCGCGGTGGAGCCGCTGCAACCGAAGGGACCGACCACCGAGCTCGCGCTTGCCCTCGCGGCCTTCGGGGGGCTGCTGCTGGCCCTGGCCGGTGCGCTGCTGATGGAACTGCTCAATCGCCGCGTCCGTTCCGTCGACGACCTGTCGCTCGCCACCAACCTGCCTGTGCTGGCCACGGTGCCGGCCCACAACGGCCGTGAATCGCTGCATCTGTTGACCCATGCGCCCACCCGCCCGGCGCTGTCCTACCGCGGGAGCCTCGCATGA
- a CDS encoding septal ring lytic transglycosylase RlpA family protein: MSSNSHPRLRRTVIAAIAAGSMCFAGAQTAPSRDPPPRPNHPAAKGHKLDHSGQRQVGKASFYANRFAGRKMADGTPMDPKDDNAASKTLPLGTKAKVTNLETGRSAVVTIQDRGPYVDGRIVDLSPATAEKIGLSREEGLAPVEVAPITVPQPDGSIKPGVAANSY; the protein is encoded by the coding sequence ATGAGCTCCAATTCCCACCCCCGATTGCGCCGCACCGTCATCGCGGCGATCGCGGCCGGCAGCATGTGTTTCGCCGGCGCCCAAACCGCTCCGTCCAGGGACCCGCCGCCCAGGCCTAACCACCCCGCGGCCAAGGGCCACAAGCTGGACCACTCGGGGCAGCGCCAGGTCGGCAAGGCCTCGTTCTACGCGAACAGGTTCGCCGGCCGGAAGATGGCCGACGGCACGCCGATGGACCCGAAGGACGACAACGCTGCAAGCAAGACCTTGCCGCTGGGCACCAAGGCCAAGGTCACCAACCTGGAGACCGGCCGCAGCGCGGTGGTCACCATTCAGGACCGCGGCCCCTATGTCGATGGCCGCATCGTCGATCTCTCTCCGGCCACCGCCGAGAAGATCGGCCTCAGCCGCGAGGAAGGGCTCGCGCCGGTGGAAGTCGCGCCCATCACGGTGCCGCAGCCCGACGGAAGCATCAAGCCCGGCGTGGCGGCGAACTCGTACTAG